From the genome of Gopherus evgoodei ecotype Sinaloan lineage chromosome 5, rGopEvg1_v1.p, whole genome shotgun sequence, one region includes:
- the PYURF gene encoding protein preY, mitochondrial: MRGRYVSRTLTSVLLRRQPQPSGAGAAAAANSSFPGAALRHFSDRQKGQEQPKAFDPALLEFLVCPLSKKPLRYEASTNELINEELGIAYPIIDGIPNMIPQAARMIDRKAQDDEPKQT; the protein is encoded by the exons ATGCGAGGACGGTATGTGAGCAGGACCCTAACCTCTGTGCTGCTGCGCAGGCAGCCCCAGCCTTCGGGAGCAGGCGCCGCAGCTGCTGCTAACAGCTCATTCCCGGGTGCAGCCCTGAGACACTTCTCGGACAGGCAGAAGGGCCAGGAGCAGCCCAAGGCGTTTGACCCGGCTCTGCTCGAGTTCCTGGTCTGCCCGCTATCCAAGAAACCACTGAG GTATGAAGCATCCACCAATGAACTAATTAACGAAGAGCTGGGCATCGCCTATCCAATCATTGATGGCATTCCTAATATGATCCCTCAGGCTGCAAGGATGATTGACAGAAAGGCCCAGGATGACGAACCAAAGCAAACCTAG
- the PIGY gene encoding phosphatidylinositol N-acetylglucosaminyltransferase subunit Y encodes MFLSLPTLTVLVPLLSLAGLFYSASVDEKFPEGCTSTTSLCFYSLLLPVTIPVYVFFHLWTWMGIKLFRHN; translated from the coding sequence ATGTTCCTGTCACTGCCTACACTAACTGTACTTGTTCCACTGTTGTCCTTAGCTGGCCTGTTTTATTCAGCCAGTGTGGATGAAAAGTTCCCAGAGGGCTGCACCAGCACAACCAGCTTGTGTTTCTACAGTCTGCTGCTTCCTGTTACCATACCAGTTTATGTGTTCTTTCACCTTTGGACCTGGATGGGTATTAAACTTTTTCGACACAACTGA